The Alkalibacter saccharofermentans DSM 14828 genome has a segment encoding these proteins:
- a CDS encoding GGDEF domain-containing protein, with protein sequence MDQYDISFFLQGDRNLNLLTKYWYDPVFLISPHQRNLKDIFEPKDRERITELGNKAYDEEGSFICDDGFQIISPTVTISLCMMVKNERVFVLGMNISLMSNEQSNCRAKDVIHRFMGLIISTDRDLMTNNMEIVRSQFEEIQKLNNQLQNIKRQLEKSNAQLHRLNLDLNNRLVKDELTGLVSRYQYREEIEMAIANDPQKFGIFTFLDLDRFKQINDTFGHRAGDEYLKEFARRLKGLPFENFIAIRISGDEFGLYIHGYKDVGEAECRKIWENIQIHVLDTPITIDSQELKMLCSGGMAVYGLHTKNFFDLIEYADFAMYEAKNSKTDLFKVFNKDRYMKRNIMIR encoded by the coding sequence ATGGATCAGTATGATATTTCCTTCTTCTTACAAGGGGATCGAAACTTGAACCTGTTAACTAAATATTGGTATGATCCCGTCTTTCTTATTTCCCCTCATCAAAGGAATTTAAAAGATATTTTTGAACCTAAGGACCGGGAACGGATTACAGAACTTGGAAACAAAGCCTACGATGAAGAAGGCAGCTTTATCTGTGATGATGGATTTCAAATTATTAGTCCAACGGTCACCATATCTCTATGTATGATGGTTAAAAATGAAAGAGTATTTGTTTTAGGGATGAATATCAGTCTTATGAGTAATGAGCAATCCAATTGTCGAGCTAAGGATGTAATCCATCGATTTATGGGGCTGATTATAAGCACGGATCGGGATCTGATGACCAATAATATGGAAATTGTTCGAAGCCAATTTGAAGAAATTCAAAAGTTGAATAATCAGCTTCAAAACATAAAACGGCAGTTGGAAAAGAGCAATGCCCAACTCCACCGGCTAAATTTAGACTTAAACAATCGCCTAGTAAAGGATGAACTTACCGGCCTTGTCAGCAGGTATCAATACCGAGAGGAAATTGAGATGGCAATCGCAAATGATCCCCAGAAATTTGGAATCTTTACATTTTTGGATCTCGACCGATTTAAACAGATAAATGATACCTTTGGACATCGGGCGGGTGACGAATATTTAAAGGAATTTGCCCGACGGTTGAAAGGCCTTCCCTTTGAGAACTTCATTGCCATAAGAATTTCGGGGGATGAATTCGGTCTTTATATCCATGGATATAAAGACGTCGGGGAAGCGGAGTGCCGGAAAATTTGGGAGAATATTCAAATCCATGTATTAGATACGCCTATCACAATAGATTCTCAAGAGCTAAAGATGCTTTGCAGTGGAGGGATGGCGGTTTATGGCCTTCATACCAAAAACTTTTTTGACCTGATCGAATATGCGGATTTTGCAATGTATGAAGCGAAAAATTCGAAGACAGATCTATTCAAAGTGTTTAATAAAGATCGTTACATGAAAAGAAATATCATGATACGTTAA